In one Acomys russatus chromosome X, mAcoRus1.1, whole genome shotgun sequence genomic region, the following are encoded:
- the Mpc1l gene encoding mitochondrial pyruvate carrier 1-like protein, whose protein sequence is MTLTFCASLLAGILVIGTPAEASMAGVAALVRKTGNYLKSKEFRDYITSTHFWGPVANWGLPLAAFKDMKGPPDIISGRMTTALIFYSMAFMRFAYRVQPRNYLLMACHFTNVLAQSIQAKRYVMYHYGGEAKAKANNPLAK, encoded by the coding sequence ATGACGTTGACATTCTGTGCTTCATTGTTGGCTGGCATCTTGGTCATTGGCACTCCAGCTGAGGCAAGCATGGCAGGGGTGGCAGCGCTGGTGCGGAAAACGGGAAACTACCTGAAGTCCAAGGAGTTCCGGGATTACATAACCAGCACCCACTTCTGGGGTCCTGTGGCCAACTGGGGCCTTCCACTGGCCGCCTTTAAAGATATGAAGGGACCGCCGGACATCATCAGTGGCCGCATGACGACGGCACTCATCTTCTACTCCATGGCGTTTATGCGCTTTGCCTATCGGGTCCAGCCTCGAAACTACCTGCTGATGGCGTGCCATTTCACCAACGTGTTGGCACAGAGCATCCAGGCGAAGCGTTATGTGATGTACCACTACGGTGGCGAAGCCAAGGCCAAAGCCAACAACCCTCTGGCCAAATAA